The DNA segment atatagagaaaagtCGATTTTTTATGGTCGGTCAATCTTTATATTAAAAGGCCCAAACGGGAAGGTTTCAGTTTTTACAAATGGGTCTAGGCCCAGTCTCAAATAAACACAAGCAGGTGTATTGAATGAGTTTTAGGAGATTTTgttaaaatctatactattaaaaaatctacttatgcaAGGTTGTTTGGACCTATTAGTTAGACTAACACCATATAATTCAGTCTATTTTTAAGCCAAAGTAATATTCCATATATCAACTCATAATTTCCTTAATGTACAAAAAGTGATATTGTAGCTAACAACGATATTTTACctaaagattttattattattttcttaatacagAAAATAACTTAAGGAAATAGTCATAACAAACAGATTAATATTAatgtacatatttttaaatattaatgtcccattttaaaactaatttatttatatatgtagtagaaaacaatattaaattttgatgaaatcttattaaaatttgcatttttttatttttgaacttgAATTTGCGAAAAGTGGGTTTTAATATTGAACTAGGTCTGATTTAACTCAAATTCGGTTTTTAGCACAACTCAGAACCAGTTAGAAGAGCGAGTCAGAAACCGACTGGTTCGATCGTACGGTCCAATCAGATTTTCAAAATATTGGTTAATACagttcaataattaaaatatatatttttaataatgaataTCTTTACTATTAAAAACATACATATGATCTTTAAATCTATTTCAAACAAATCTCACactataaaaaataatgaattgtTTAATCTCACactataaaaaataatgaataataaaaacattaaaagtcAATAGTTAtaatgtgaaacaaaaaaaattatactagatttaaaatttattaaagattaaaaacctcaaacccgcgcttcttaagcgcgggtcaaaatctagttctcttgttaatttgttattttttttgttgtcttaATTTGTTATTCaatcaattatttaaattattttccaaATCAGAAGTTATtcaatacatgatttgtacaaaGTCATTTAAAATCACTTGTAATCCCTTTTTAGTCATTTAAGATATAAAcgttattaaccactctaacttttaacgtgagagctcgattccaaaattttacttcgcaaataataagATAGACGTCAGAAACGAATAAACTAAATTGGAGactgaatatttatatatagtaaaaatacgAAGCTCAAAAGCgttaaagaacaaaaaaaaaactcttttcttattcaataagataaaaataaattcaatGATATCCAATTGGAGCTGGAGCTTCCTTAAGTTCACGACCTTGGTAATGAATATCCTGCAAAGAAAACAATATTCATCAGTTACACATTATTTTTGTCTCCTTCCAATAACATTACAAGAGAATAAAAAACACACTTACGGATGCATAATGGTTAACGTCACGGTGATGTGCTTCATCAGCACGAACCACCATGACAACATCACGAAGCGTTGCATCAGCAGGGAGCCTCCAGTAATCAATGGCTATGGCTGGTGCAGGAACGTTTTCGATGTTACCATTATCAAGTTCCTTGAGGAATTCAGTGTAAGAGTGGATTGCTTCTTCCTCAAGGTATCCAACCATACGGTGAGCAAACTTGGGCGAGATTATGTATCCGAGGAAATATGCGTTGAAGAAAACGCCTTGAACGGCGATCACGAGGGCACGTTCGTACCAATTGGGTTTTGCGACTTCCATGAATGTCATCAAGTGCATTCTCTCGTTCTCTGCTTCTTCAAGGAGTGCTTTGATCCAACCGCCGCTTTGTTCAAACCGCCTCAGCGATTTGCAGTGTACTAACATTCCTCCGACCATTCCTGGAACCGCTGCTACCGTTTCCAACATCATCGCTCGGCATCCGTACCGCCTCTGCATTGAATCGTTTGATAAAGATTATTAGTCTAAACAAACGTACAAAGGCTCCAAATGGTAAATGAAATAGGAATAAACTGaaatgaataaatatttttttgattccATGGGTTTGCTTTTTATGCAAAATGTTGTAAGAAATGTATCTGTTTTGTAAAattgatgaattttttttcattaaaactaaaaagacaaactaaatcataaaatgGTGATGGATAGAAGCATATTAGTTAACAATATCAAAAATctttacatataaatatatatttacacgtttttgttattattaaaactgCACCAAAATTATTCTTCATGTTACCATTCAGACCCTAAAACAAAATAGTGTTTGAAATGATAGAAACAACCCATCTGCTATGGTATAGTGTTTGGGAGCAAGGGTGCCAAAGCTTCGTAAGTAATCGCCTCTCTAATTTGATCTAAAACATACAAACATGTTAGGCGAGATGGCTTATGGACCTAAAGTCTGAATGATTCACATGATGGAGGGTACTAAACGAATAATCTCATCCCAGAACTGTCTATACCTAAGGTCCAGAGTATCTGAGAACCAAAGTAGAAAAAAACTAGAAACCTAAAACGTGGTTGATAGGGAATGATACCTGGAAGAACAAATCGGTAGGCCATCGGAGAGATTTAACCGTCCAGTAAGCTAATTTGTCCGGTAAAGTCGATGGAACATGATGCTTCTTCAAATCTATTGTCAGATCTGCTTTATACGTCTCCCATGGCTTACCATTATTATACCACACAAAAAATAATCGAATCATACACACAagtatattacaaaataaaaccaACCAAGAGTAAACAATGCGGAACAAAcatattcttgttttgtaatataTACCCGAAAGCAGCTCCATTTCCATTCAGTTCCATCATCTTTGGTGATTTTCATAGGCTTCACTCCCCAATAGCTAACGATTAATTGCTCCCCTTTGTTCCCTTGATCACCCTTGCCACCACTTGAACCTTTCTCCCATTGGTTATCCTccgttttcttctttttctcaaaTGTCATCTTGCTGAACTCTCTCGCCGGAACCCTAGAATTCAAAAGATGGTTGGGAGACACGGCACTGGAAGAGAAGAGCCTTGGTCCAGTAGTTACCATTACCTTGGCTCCGTAGCGACTCATCATCATTGTGCAGATTAAGTCAAATTTGATCaaaaatgttttgattttttttggaattttataacttatttatttatagcAATTACGGATATGCATAACGATAAAATCGCCAACAATCTGACCAAAAGACTTGTCTAACacgaaaataaaacatttaccaaacaAACCGCAACAAACGTTTTCAAGTACTTATTTCCTGGTTGACTAAAAAGACGTGTAGCACAAGTATTCATTTCTTGGTTTATGCGCAAAAAAACATATCAAACCAAAGAGAGACAAACTTAGAAATAGTATGTTTGATTACATAACTacagatttatatatatatagcccgACTCCTTGTATCCCTTAGTAAGCTGTGTTTTAAAAAGCGCTAGGCGCACTAAGGCGATATGCTCCTAGCTTTGCGCCTTGCGCCATGGCGCATTAAATCGCTCGCCTTTGGGACGTTTCTCAGTTCCGGAAAGTTGTTTCAATTGGTTCTAAATTGGTTTAAAAAACTTTCATACTTGGTTCAATAAACCTTCTTCTTGGTTAGTTAGTTTATTAATTGAGTTGGTTCATTAAAATAACTTGAAATTCACATGGTTTAGTGAATTAAACCGGGCTGAGTTATTATTAGAGTTAATTAGGTTACAGTTAGTCGTCTTCTTCACTTAGAGTATGTAACAGAACGGCAGCCATGTCACGATTAGAACATAGGACATGAATAAAGTTAGGTCAAAACATTATGTTTTGATAGGAATCTAAAAGGTGCGCCTTTCAAGCGCTTTTAGTGCCTTAGATGCCTTAGATTTAAGCTAAAAGCGCACCATGGCGCACGCCTTAGGGACCATACCCTCGCCTGGGAGGTGCATGGCGATGGGGCTGTCGCCTGAGTGCGCCTTGCGCCTTGGCGCAAAAGGCGCTCGCCTTTTAAAACACAGGTAAACTACTCTACCCGATAAAACAAATCTTCCTAGGAACACCACTTATTGCCGGGTCGGGTCAAAACATACCCAACGCTTCTCAGTAAGACCTTTTACCATCGTTTGAGCCAAAGCCACCACCAAAGCTGCTCCTTCCACCTGACTGAGAAGAACGATCTGAACCAAAACCCCCGAAACCAGAAGAACGGTTGCTACGGCCACCACTGCTGCCATAATCATCTGACCGACCACCAAAGCCTCCCCTTCCGCTTGACTGAGAAGAACGATCCGAACCAAAGCCCCCGAAACCAGAGGAACGGTCTGAACCGAAGCTCCCAAAGCCAGAGCGCTCCGAACCACCAGAATAACGGTTGCCTGAACCACCTGAACGGCCACTGCTGCTACCGTAACCACCATAACCACCACCACCTGAACGGCCACCAAAGCTTGAACCGCGATCTCTCATGCCTCCTCCAAAAGACTCACCAGATCGACCACCTATTCCTTCATATATGCTTCCACCACGTTCAACAGCAATGCTAGGGAGCTGAATACAAAAACCCAATAAAAGATACAAACagttttaattaatccaagCATTCAACAAAGCATGCAAAGATTCACAAGATTATATTAACCTCAGTGAAGCGACTCCCGACTTCTCTCTCAATTATTTTAACAGCCCTGGATTGATCTTGACTGTAGATGAGAATAGCACTTCCTTTCTTCCCGGCACGTCCTGTTCTCCCCGTTCTGTGGACAAACGTCTCAGTGTTATTCGGAAGCTCATAATGAATCACCTAATCACAATCACAAGAAGATAAAGTTTAGTATAAATGAGGAACATTAATTCTCGTTCAGAAAAAGTACAAGTGTAGTTTAGACTAACCAGATCGACATTAGGAACATCAAGACCACGGGCAGCAACATCAGTGGCAACAAGAATGTTGAAATGCCCATCACGGAAACCAGCAAGTGTTCTTTCCCTCTGACTCTGAGATATATCACCGTGTAAAGCTTCGCACTTGAAGGTTCTTGCCAAGCCATATGAAAGGCGATCAGCATCCCGTTTTGTCTGGGTGAAAACAATGCATTTTCCTCCTTTAGCATGCTCCTGCAAAAGCAAACGATATTACAAATACTGCAAGATAAAGAGAAATCACATATCCGTTAAAGAAAGCATACCGTTACAAGAGGACCGATAATTGAAGCTCTACCATAAGAATCTGCCATGATAGAATATGTTGTAATTCCATCTGCGAGCTTCTGATCAGAATCTCCAACCTATACAACACATGACAGTTGGGTATAAGATAACCTAAAAATTCACAAACGATAGGGCCTCACTAACAGCCCTTATAAATCCCAAGATCAATCATTAAAGGCTCTAAGAAACTTCAGGTATCCAACACAAGCAGTTACGAGGCTACTCACCAGATCAATTGTCAAAGGATCATTGAGGTACTTCTTGGTAAGGGATCTGATCCAACTCGGCATTGTTGCGGAAAACATCATGCTCTGACGTTTCTCAGGCAACCTTTCCAATATAATCTCAACATCCTCCGCAAACCCGACTTGAAGCATCTGATCAGCTTCATCGAGAACCACAAACTGAACCTCGGAAAGATTGAGAGCTCCTCGCTTAATGAGATCAATGATACGACCAGGAGTACCAACAGCGACATCAACACCATAGTCAAGCTGCCTCATCTGCTGTCCGATGGGAGTACCTCCATAAACACAAATAGTATCCAAGCTTGGAGCAGACTCCCTAAACTCCTTCTCAACTTGGCGAGCAAGCTCCCTTGTCGGCGCCAAAACCAAGCAAAGAGGATTCCTCCCACGTCTGTCCATCACATCAAAAAGGTAACGTAAGACCCAAATGAAATCAATGAAACCTCAAATGATCGTTATAGAGACAAACCCATGTTTAGCGTTGAATTTGATGATCTTGTCAATGATGGGAATCCCAAAAGCAAGAGTCTTTCCAGTTCCTGTCCTAGCACGACCGATCATGTCACGGCCTTGCGTCGCTGGCTCAAGCACAGCTTTCTATTCAACCAACAAACATAAACTCATCTCATTACTACACACAATTCAAGAACATGAAACACGAAAGGagtctaatttttttgaaaaaatctacCTGAATCGGGAAGAGTTTCTCTATACCCTTAGCACTCAAAGCTTTGACGATCTCAGGAGATATCCCAAGCTCAGCTATCGCGAGCCCATCACCACTGCTCTCTGAATCTGCAATTGCTCTGTCGCTAGTCTCAGATATCGCAAACCCCGCAGGAGACACCATCGTCGATCTGAACTCCGACGGCCCAGATTGAAAATGAAATCCCCTCGATTTAACGCCAAACTGATTCCCGAGAGCGAAGCTAGGCTTGACATCGGAGACTTTGGCGGCGGCAGAAGGAGTAAAATGGTGAAATAGAGCCGCGTTGATGGAGGTCAGCGATGCGGAGAGAGTCCGCCTTGACGCGTCAACGCAAGATCGGCGGAGTACGGTGGCGATCATTTCGGATTCAAGATAAGGAAACGGCAAACCCTAGAATCGAGGATTGGggatttagagagagagaagggggCGAAGAAGGGTTTAGATCTGTGCGGGTTCAAGGGTTTAATGTTGGTTTTCAGGGTCGGGTCGCTCGAATATTATCCCGCGCTTTCAGGCCCATATGCAAACGGAGAGGCCTAATAAGGCCTTGGAGACTCcactaacaaaaataataataataaaaaagccgattgttttatatattaagaCTATCAATATAATATGGATTACATCGAATAATATACTTTCGTCATTttgtcaaaatataatataaattcgATAGAGAATATTACATTTCAAATATGTTTGACGTACatatctaataaaaaaattctataaagaATTATCTTCAACTCCTAACTTAAACCTTAAGAATGGttacttatattttataattaattttttcattaaattcTTTTCAAATACAATTACCATGAAATTCATcgaaaattgaataaaacaaatatttaatagaaTTAGAAAATTAGTGAATTGAATAACACTACAgaatttaaagtattttaaaagaATGATTTCAAATACATAATCTAATAACACAAGAATTTATAAGAATTGATGAAATACATAATTGAATAACAAAAGAATTTTACGGAAACTTCAATTCTGTCAAATTCAATTGAACTTCTAAACTGAATACCTCCATCTAAGTCCGTAAACCAAACGAAATCAGGGTATTAGCTAATGTAACTAGACTAAATCggattaaataatataaattgatattttCCTTTTGGAGGTGtaaaatattgaacatctatCTTGCTAATAATTTCCCTAAATAGAGTTGGATACAAAGTTTTGGTTAACATGTCTGAAAGCTGATGATCCGGGTGAACAAACATTGTCTTTAACATTCCATTTTCAGTCGCCTCACAGACCTTTTGGCAATCAAACTCGATGTGTATTTTTTTCTCTGATGATAAACATAGTTGTTTGCAATGTGAGCAGCTGTGTTATCACAATAAATCTAAGCAGGAGGAGAGAAAGGAACACAGAGAGCTTTAAGAATTTGAGTAAACCAAATAATCTATTTGGTAGCCATACACATCCCCATGTACTCTACTTCAGCTGAACTCAAAGACAACATACCTTGCTTTTTAGACTTCCATGAAATCAAAGAATCACCAAAGAACATAGCATAGCCTGTGACTGATCTTTTATAATCTGGACAAGCACCCCAATCAGAATCCTAATAAGCTCTGAGATCAAAGTTAATGTCATTGCCATAGAATAAACCTTGTCCAATGGTTCCTTTCAAATATCTCAGAATCTTGTGGAGAGCTTTTAAATGAATATCACGAGGAGGAAACGACTATTAAGCAAGGGGCAAAGCAATGTACGACCGTGCTATAGTGAGATATTGAAGCTTTCCAATCAATCTCTTGTACTGTTTCTAATCATGCAAAAACTATCCCATATTCTTTGAACATGTTAGGGTTTGGTTCCATAGGTATGGACGATGGTTTACATCCAGAAAAACCAGAAGCTTCAAACAAATCCAATACATACTTCCTCTGTTTCAGAGTAAAGAAAAAACTTAGGAGGACCACAATCTCTTAAATGAAATGCTAAACCAAGCTTCACTATCAACTCTGTAGCATCTGTGGATTGAGAGCTTGCAATAATAATATCATCTGCACACAAACTCACCACCAAAAAATTACCTTCATGTTCCTTAAGAAACAAAGTATGAACACCATGGCATTTCTCAAACCGAAGAGCAACATAAGGTTGtagaaaataaatttgataaacCACTGGCGAGAAGCTTATTTCAAACCGTACATAGATTTGTGAAGTTTGCAAACAGCAGTTGGTGAAACTTGTTCCCCATGAATCTCTGTGTAACTTGGTGGaagtttcatatatatttttcttcaaaatcacAATTAAGAAAGGCATTAGAGATGCCAATGGCTGTATCATTGATCTCATTAAGCGAGGAGCTCTCAATCTTTCCGAGGTTCAGTTTGTGGTTCTCGATGAAGCTGATCAGATGCTTCAAGTCGGATTTGCTGAGGATGTCGAGATTATATTGGAAAGGTTGCCTGAGAAACGTCAGAGCATGATGTTTTCTGCAACAATGCCAAGTTGGATCAGATCCCTTATCAAGAAGTATCTGAATGATCCTTTGACAATTGATATGGTGAGTTGCCTCGTAACTGAAATTTCTCAGAGCCTTTAATGATTGATCTTGGGGCTTATAAGGGTTGTTAATGAGGTGCCTTATCTTTTGTGAAAATGTGTACTTTTGTGTTATCTTTTACCCAACTGTCATGTGTTGTATAGGTTGGAGATTCTGATCAGAAGATGGAATTACAACGTATTCTATCATGGCTGATTCTTATGGTAGAGCTTCAATCATCGGTCCTCTTGTAACAGTATGCTTTCTCGGCGTCACCTTTTAACCgatataagatttttttgtatctttATAGTGATAGTTTGTAATATTGTTTCTTTTGCAGGAGCATGCTAAAGAAGAAAAATGCACTGTTTTTACTTGGAAAAAACGGGATGCTGATCGCCTTTCATATGGCTTGGCAAGAACCTTCAAATGTAAAACTTTACACGGTGATATATCTCAGAGTCAGCGGGAAAGAACACTTGCTGGTTTCCGTGATAAGCATTTCAATATTCCTGTTGCCACTGATGTTGCTACCCGTGGTCTTGGCGTTCCCAATGTCGATTTGGTTAGTCAAGACTACTCTAGTACCTTTTCTGAACGAGAGATAATGTTCCTCATCTATACTAAACTATATCTTTTTGTGATTCTGATTAGGTGATTCATTATGAGCTTCCAAAAAACACGGAGACGTTTGTCCACAGAACGGGGAGAGCAGGATGTGCTGGGAAGAAAGGAAGTGCTGTTCTCATCTAcagtcaagatcagtccaggGCTATTAAAATAATTGAGGGAGAAGTCGGGAGCCGTTTCACTGAGGTTATATAATATGTGAATCTTTGTATTCTTTGTTTCTTATGTTGAATGCTTGGATTAACTGTTTGTATCTTATATTGGGTTTTATATTCAGCTCCCTAGCATTGCTGTAGAACGTGGTGGAAGCATGTTTGAAGGAATAGGTGGTCGATCTGATTCAAGCTTTGGTAGTTGTTCAGGTGGTGGTTACGGTTGTACCAGTGGCCGTCCAGGCAACCATTATTCTTCTGGTGGTTCAGATCGTTCTTCTCAGTCAAGTGGAAAGAACAGCTTTGGTGGTGGCTTTGGTTCA comes from the Brassica rapa cultivar Chiifu-401-42 chromosome A01, CAAS_Brap_v3.01, whole genome shotgun sequence genome and includes:
- the LOC103834617 gene encoding ubiquinol oxidase 1b, mitochondrial — protein: MMMSRYGAKVMVTTGPRLFSSSAVSPNHLLNSRVPAREFSKMTFEKKKKTEDNQWEKGSSGGKGDQGNKGEQLIVSYWGVKPMKITKDDGTEWKWSCFRPWETYKADLTIDLKKHHVPSTLPDKLAYWTVKSLRWPTDLFFQRRYGCRAMMLETVAAVPGMVGGMLVHCKSLRRFEQSGGWIKALLEEAENERMHLMTFMEVAKPNWYERALVIAVQGVFFNAYFLGYIISPKFAHRMVGYLEEEAIHSYTEFLKELDNGNIENVPAPAIAIDYWRLPADATLRDVVMVVRADEAHHRDVNHYASDIHYQGRELKEAPAPIGYH
- the LOC103834627 gene encoding DEAD-box ATP-dependent RNA helicase 53, mitochondrial codes for the protein MIATVLRRSCVDASRRTLSASLTSINAALFHHFTPSAAAKVSDVKPSFALGNQFGVKSRGFHFQSGPSEFRSTMVSPAGFAISETSDRAIADSESSGDGLAIAELGISPEIVKALSAKGIEKLFPIQKAVLEPATQGRDMIGRARTGTGKTLAFGIPIIDKIIKFNAKHGRGRNPLCLVLAPTRELARQVEKEFRESAPSLDTICVYGGTPIGQQMRQLDYGVDVAVGTPGRIIDLIKRGALNLSEVQFVVLDEADQMLQVGFAEDVEIILERLPEKRQSMMFSATMPSWIRSLTKKYLNDPLTIDLVGDSDQKLADGITTYSIMADSYGRASIIGPLVTEHAKGGKCIVFTQTKRDADRLSYGLARTFKCEALHGDISQSQRERTLAGFRDGHFNILVATDVAARGLDVPNVDLVIHYELPNNTETFVHRTGRTGRAGKKGSAILIYSQDQSRAVKIIEREVGSRFTELPSIAVERGGSIYEGIGGRSGESFGGGMRDRGSSFGGRSGGGGYGGYGSSSGRSGGSGNRYSGGSERSGFGSFGSDRSSGFGGFGSDRSSQSSGRGGFGGRSDDYGSSGGRSNRSSGFGGFGSDRSSQSGGRSSFGGGFGSNDGKRSY
- the LOC103836370 gene encoding DEAD-box ATP-dependent RNA helicase 53, mitochondrial, whose amino-acid sequence is MDDGLHPEKPEASNKSNTYFLCFRQLVKLVPHESLCNLVEVSYIFFFKITIKKGIRDANGCIIDLIKRGALNLSEVQFVVLDEADQMLQVGFAEDVEIILERLPEKRQSMMFSATMPSWIRSLIKKYLNDPLTIDMVGDSDQKMELQRILSWLILMEHAKEEKCTVFTWKKRDADRLSYGLARTFKCKTLHGDISQSQRERTLAGFRDKHFNIPVATDVATRGLGVPNVDLVIHYELPKNTETFVHRTGRAGCAGKKGSAVLIYSQDQSRAIKIIEGEVGSRFTELPSIAVERGGSMFEGIGGRSDSSFGSCSGGGYGCTSGRPGNHYSSGGSDRSSQSSGKNSFGGGFGSNDGKRSY